A stretch of Syntrophorhabdaceae bacterium DNA encodes these proteins:
- a CDS encoding long-chain-fatty-acid--CoA ligase, with translation MTERLILKELSRYKIGTWADIIYRNALLHPDRLAFVYGPQRISFSQYNARVNSLINVLKSLGVKKGDGIGIISWNCLEYTDVFGAAMKGGFIVSPFNPRLQADELDYIINYSEVKALFVGQELVEIVDQIRPRLPGVEHYISLEGAAPGMLTNSELLQAFPKEEPDVHVEEDDPYLILYTSGTTGVPRGAVYTHIRRLEDVRTMALQLRMEPAMKHVMILPLFHIGGSSFFWTYFFGGASNVIMTQRSFDPEATLKTIQDEKATDIHIVPTQLVIMMALPNIDGYDLTSLKRMWYAASPMPVELLRKGMARFGPIFEQGYGQSESGPDISFFSREAHLVLDKSPEEQKVLASCGQPCIWVHARIVDEDNNDVKPHEVGEIIAQSKYIMLGYWQKPDYTHETIIDGWLHTGDMGYYDEQGFIYIVDRKKDMIITGGENVYPREVEEILYRHPAVLEAAVIGVPDEKWVERVHAVIVLKEGQKATDDEIINFCKQSLARYKAPRSVDFVAALPKNPQGKILKREIREKHSQKMERAERKHL, from the coding sequence ATGACGGAAAGACTCATACTCAAGGAACTAAGCCGCTACAAGATAGGGACCTGGGCGGATATCATATACAGGAATGCGCTCCTCCACCCGGACAGGTTGGCATTCGTATATGGACCGCAAAGGATCAGCTTTTCACAATATAATGCCCGCGTGAACAGCCTCATCAATGTGCTTAAGTCTCTGGGGGTGAAGAAGGGGGACGGGATCGGCATCATTTCCTGGAACTGTCTGGAATATACAGACGTCTTTGGTGCAGCAATGAAGGGCGGTTTTATTGTATCACCCTTCAACCCCAGGCTGCAGGCTGATGAACTCGACTACATTATCAACTATTCGGAGGTTAAGGCACTCTTTGTAGGTCAAGAGCTGGTAGAGATAGTTGATCAGATACGACCGCGTCTGCCCGGGGTTGAACATTACATTTCCCTTGAAGGTGCGGCCCCTGGAATGCTCACCAATAGTGAACTGCTCCAAGCCTTTCCAAAAGAAGAGCCTGATGTCCATGTTGAAGAGGATGACCCGTACTTGATCTTGTACACCAGCGGGACAACCGGCGTACCTCGCGGGGCAGTATACACCCATATTCGCAGACTCGAAGACGTAAGGACAATGGCTCTTCAGCTCCGGATGGAGCCCGCCATGAAGCATGTCATGATATTGCCCCTATTTCACATCGGCGGCAGTTCCTTTTTCTGGACATACTTTTTCGGAGGGGCAAGCAACGTGATCATGACCCAGCGCTCCTTTGACCCGGAAGCAACCCTCAAAACCATCCAGGACGAGAAGGCAACAGATATCCATATCGTACCGACGCAGCTTGTAATCATGATGGCATTGCCCAACATTGACGGATACGATCTGACAAGTCTGAAACGGATGTGGTATGCAGCGTCCCCTATGCCTGTGGAATTACTTCGGAAGGGCATGGCGAGATTCGGCCCGATCTTTGAACAAGGTTATGGACAGTCTGAATCCGGGCCGGATATATCCTTTTTTTCCAGGGAAGCCCACCTGGTCTTAGACAAATCCCCGGAAGAGCAGAAGGTACTCGCGTCCTGCGGGCAGCCATGCATATGGGTACACGCGCGGATCGTGGATGAGGATAATAACGATGTGAAGCCCCATGAGGTGGGGGAGATCATAGCACAGAGCAAATACATTATGTTGGGGTACTGGCAAAAACCGGATTATACGCATGAGACGATCATTGATGGTTGGCTCCACACCGGCGATATGGGTTATTATGACGAGCAGGGCTTTATCTATATTGTCGATAGAAAAAAGGACATGATCATCACCGGCGGGGAGAATGTCTACCCCCGTGAAGTGGAAGAGATCCTTTATCGCCACCCTGCGGTGCTTGAGGCTGCTGTAATCGGCGTCCCCGATGAGAAATGGGTGGAGCGTGTCCACGCAGTGATTGTATTAAAGGAGGGACAGAAGGCTACAGATGATGAGATCATCAACTTTTGTAAACAGAGCCTTGCCCGGTACAAGGCACCCAGGTCCGTAGACTTTGTTGCCGCCCTCCCCAAGAACCCCCAGGGGAAGATATTGAAACGAGAGATACGAGAAAAACACTCCCAGAAGATGGAGAGGGCGGAGAGAAAACACCTTTAG
- a CDS encoding (Fe-S)-binding protein, which produces MLTQASPKALICIQCGKCTGSCPESGKTPFNIRMLVRKKQFQSVIDEAVPWYCTSCGACTIRCPRDVKPSEVIIEMRSAFIENGTVPLALQKALENTFVQKNPWGRSRNKRAAWTEKVDFEIPHVSETAGKKLLFVCCIQAYDPRCMVIPVNVANLLNKAGFEFGILGEEEACCGSEIRRIGETGLFEELQEENAANFKEYGVSEIIALSPHCMNALKKEYGDTGIKVSHYTEVLWQLMEEGRLKTTRPYPKKVIYHDPCFLGKQNNIFDQPRSILGSIEGLELLEFSRSRETSLCCEGGGGRMFFEVETSYQRNAEVRVLDAIEKGADLIATACPFCLMTLEDPATEKGMIVRELSEIIMEVL; this is translated from the coding sequence ATGTTGACACAAGCGAGTCCCAAGGCCCTGATATGTATCCAATGCGGCAAATGCACCGGCAGCTGCCCGGAGTCCGGCAAGACGCCTTTTAATATAAGGATGCTTGTGCGGAAGAAACAGTTCCAGTCCGTCATCGATGAAGCCGTGCCCTGGTACTGCACATCCTGCGGCGCCTGTACTATCCGATGCCCGAGAGATGTGAAGCCCTCCGAAGTGATTATTGAAATGAGATCGGCATTTATAGAGAACGGGACAGTACCCCTGGCGCTCCAGAAGGCCCTCGAAAACACCTTTGTGCAGAAGAACCCCTGGGGGCGTTCCCGCAACAAGAGGGCTGCATGGACTGAAAAGGTTGATTTCGAGATCCCCCATGTATCGGAGACCGCCGGGAAGAAGCTGCTCTTTGTCTGCTGTATCCAGGCATATGACCCGCGATGCATGGTGATCCCCGTTAATGTAGCCAATCTCCTCAACAAGGCTGGCTTCGAGTTCGGCATCCTCGGCGAGGAAGAGGCGTGCTGTGGCAGTGAGATCAGGAGAATAGGCGAAACCGGTCTTTTCGAAGAACTCCAGGAAGAGAACGCTGCAAATTTCAAAGAATACGGGGTGAGCGAGATCATAGCACTCTCGCCTCACTGCATGAACGCATTGAAAAAAGAGTACGGCGATACCGGCATCAAGGTTTCACACTACACAGAGGTCCTGTGGCAGCTCATGGAGGAAGGAAGGTTGAAGACGACAAGGCCTTACCCGAAGAAGGTCATCTACCATGACCCCTGTTTCCTTGGGAAACAGAATAATATCTTCGATCAGCCAAGAAGTATCCTTGGCTCCATAGAAGGCCTCGAACTCCTGGAATTTTCGAGATCACGGGAAACCTCTCTGTGCTGCGAAGGCGGGGGCGGGAGGATGTTCTTCGAGGTGGAGACGAGCTACCAGAGAAACGCGGAGGTAAGGGTGCTCGATGCGATTGAGAAGGGAGCGGACCTGATCGCCACAGCGTGTCCTTTCTGCCTCATGACACTTGAAGATCCTGCCACAGAGAAGGGAATGATCGTGAGAGAGCTTTCAGAAATCATTATGGAGGTCTTATAA
- a CDS encoding electron transfer flavoprotein subunit beta/FixA family protein encodes MNILVFTKRVPATQEEELRLINDGKDVDFSKLPFKVNDWDNYAVEEAVKIVEKGGGAVTAVSIGDTESDEVLRRAIAMGAKDGFLVEVDQVLHDPFARGALIRNFIQKENVPFDAIFTGVQSEDDQFASVGGILAALLKLPYVSMVIGIDSVEKDHMVVRRELEGGLQERVRVTTPCVISIQSGINEPRYVSIMGIRKASKVERKSFKGKEYDAGKEAHIELVKWVYPPKKGGAQMLGGELGDICKKLMEILKEKGVYQ; translated from the coding sequence ATGAACATACTTGTCTTTACAAAAAGAGTTCCCGCAACTCAGGAGGAAGAGCTCCGCCTTATCAATGACGGTAAGGACGTGGACTTTTCAAAACTCCCTTTCAAGGTAAACGATTGGGATAACTACGCGGTGGAAGAAGCGGTAAAGATAGTCGAAAAGGGCGGCGGCGCAGTGACGGCTGTCTCCATAGGCGACACCGAGTCGGATGAGGTGCTCAGACGGGCAATAGCCATGGGTGCCAAAGACGGGTTTCTGGTAGAGGTGGATCAGGTGCTCCATGATCCCTTTGCGAGGGGCGCGCTGATCCGCAACTTCATACAGAAGGAGAATGTCCCCTTTGACGCTATCTTCACAGGGGTTCAATCCGAGGATGACCAGTTTGCCTCTGTGGGCGGGATCCTTGCCGCGCTCCTGAAACTGCCCTATGTTTCCATGGTAATAGGGATCGACAGCGTTGAAAAGGATCACATGGTAGTAAGAAGGGAGCTTGAAGGCGGCCTCCAGGAACGGGTACGCGTAACGACTCCCTGCGTGATCTCCATCCAGAGTGGCATCAATGAGCCGAGATACGTATCGATCATGGGTATACGGAAGGCCTCAAAGGTAGAACGGAAATCCTTTAAGGGAAAAGAATACGACGCCGGCAAGGAAGCACATATCGAGCTTGTTAAGTGGGTCTACCCGCCGAAGAAAGGCGGGGCGCAGATGCTCGGCGGTGAGCTTGGCGATATATGCAAAAAGCTTATGGAGATACTGAAGGAGAAGGGGGTGTATCAATGA
- a CDS encoding electron transfer flavoprotein subunit alpha/FixB family protein codes for MSYALIVAEARRGIFEERNLDSIGICTLLGKETVMLLPDGQYSFNEKLVDSIIKVKAGEEVFLNPLNMAAIIEKVSETRGRPDFIVFTHSSSGAESAAYAAGLFGFPIITDVSGCDKERGVFFKSYYSDKLFGEFKTTGDATSVLTVRSGSFKEFAAEKAAAPREEVIEGVTVSDSRTFVEYVEEEKTDIDITKADFLLSVGRGVGNKDEIPAYEELAGLLKAVISGSRPVIDKMWLPKARQVGTSGKTVKPKVYLAMGISGAFQHIAGMKDADCIIAINKDAEAPIFQYAHYGIVGDMHKVRDALKGIVKG; via the coding sequence ATGAGTTACGCACTGATCGTTGCAGAAGCGAGGCGGGGAATTTTTGAAGAGAGGAACTTAGATTCCATCGGTATCTGCACCCTTCTTGGGAAAGAGACGGTCATGCTGCTGCCGGACGGGCAATACTCTTTTAACGAAAAGCTGGTCGACAGCATCATCAAGGTGAAGGCCGGTGAAGAGGTCTTTCTCAATCCCCTCAATATGGCTGCCATTATTGAGAAGGTCTCCGAGACACGCGGAAGGCCTGACTTCATTGTATTTACCCACTCATCTTCAGGCGCCGAATCAGCCGCCTACGCGGCAGGTCTTTTCGGTTTTCCCATCATCACCGATGTAAGCGGCTGCGATAAAGAGCGGGGTGTCTTTTTCAAAAGTTACTATTCAGACAAGCTCTTCGGCGAATTTAAAACCACAGGGGACGCAACCTCTGTCCTCACGGTCAGGAGCGGGAGCTTCAAGGAGTTCGCTGCGGAAAAGGCCGCGGCCCCGCGTGAGGAGGTCATCGAGGGTGTCACGGTCAGCGACAGCAGGACGTTCGTGGAATATGTGGAAGAAGAAAAGACCGATATCGATATTACCAAAGCAGATTTCCTTCTCTCCGTTGGAAGAGGGGTTGGGAACAAAGATGAGATACCCGCTTACGAAGAGCTTGCAGGTCTCCTGAAGGCCGTAATCTCCGGATCACGACCTGTCATCGACAAGATGTGGCTTCCGAAAGCGCGTCAGGTCGGTACATCAGGCAAGACGGTAAAACCGAAGGTATATCTTGCGATGGGCATAAGCGGCGCCTTCCAGCATATAGCCGGCATGAAAGACGCCGACTGCATCATAGCGATCAATAAGGACGCCGAAGCCCCCATATTTCAATACGCGCATTACGGGATTGTGGGGGATATGCATAAGGTAAGGGACGCGCTGAAAGGCATAGTAAAAGGATGA
- a CDS encoding NAD(P)-binding protein, with translation MEEIVAEKNVLVIGGGIGGITAALELASCGVQVTMLEEGPSIGGRMIQLDKTFPTLDCSTCTLSPKMVEVALNHNIEILSWAKPMAVRKKGAGFQATILKKARYVDMKKCTACGSCSPGCPVVMKSEFNMGTGPRKAIYIPFPQAIPNKASIDKREDRPCKAACVSVCPIHTNVLGYLKHISEGRFKDAYMLIREVNPFPSVCGRVCDAPCEEACNRGELDDPLAIRELKRFAADQVDPATLEVPDIQQTGKKVAVIGAGPSGLTAAYELALRGHAVTVFEALPEAGGMMRYGIPAYRLPREAINRDIAYIQRHGVEIKTGVRVGQDITLAEITKSHDATYIAVGAHKGLSLGMEGEDLPGVHDGITFLRKVNAGEPVQIGKKVAVIGGGNTAVDCAQVARRLGAETVTIVYRRTLSEMPASHEEVETALKEGTMIQFLTAPVRVTAKSDGSLSMVCQKMELGKPDLSGRARPIPIKGSEFTMDVDAVISAVGQAPDTRFVSELGVEILKTGTIQVDPATLATNVQGIFAGGDVVTEPAYVVDAIAAGRRVAGSIDLFLTGKIVVSEKTWQKDRMFWSKKERAGEKLTDDEVKVLKEKYGEERRLMPREEPPEERTKDFREVVTGYTESQARSEASRCLAGKIEGCIQCGECERRCDVKAVDYNMKDEIVEMEFDSIVLAPGFDLYDPTEKREFGYGTLDGVITGIEFERICSVTGPTGGDILLKGKVPKRFYFIQCVGSRDRQSGARFCSRVCCMYTAKHASIVKDRIKDAEIYVSYIDVRAYGKGYEEFYKNTQETGTFYIRGIPGEVTQGKNGLLVRVEDMLSGEMREVEVDVVVLATGVRPRKGIEELCCMMSLERDEYGFIRADSISPSRTNVDGIFVCGMASGPKDIPDTVASGGEAAARCLEYIADCRLPIADSEIANCKLEIGNQEGDA, from the coding sequence GTGGAAGAGATAGTGGCAGAAAAGAATGTATTAGTGATAGGAGGCGGCATCGGTGGTATCACCGCTGCCCTCGAGCTTGCATCCTGTGGTGTGCAGGTAACGATGCTGGAGGAAGGACCCTCCATCGGCGGCAGGATGATACAGCTCGACAAGACCTTTCCTACCCTCGACTGCTCTACCTGTACCCTTTCGCCCAAGATGGTAGAGGTGGCGCTCAATCACAATATAGAGATCCTCTCGTGGGCAAAGCCGATGGCGGTCAGGAAAAAAGGTGCAGGTTTTCAAGCTACCATCCTGAAGAAGGCACGGTATGTCGACATGAAGAAGTGTACTGCCTGCGGTTCCTGTTCTCCGGGCTGCCCCGTGGTAATGAAGAGTGAATTCAACATGGGCACAGGTCCGCGAAAGGCGATCTATATTCCTTTTCCGCAGGCCATACCCAACAAGGCAAGCATCGATAAACGTGAAGATCGTCCCTGCAAGGCAGCCTGTGTTAGTGTATGCCCTATCCATACGAATGTGCTCGGATACCTGAAGCACATCAGCGAAGGAAGGTTCAAAGATGCCTACATGCTTATCAGAGAGGTAAACCCTTTTCCTTCTGTCTGCGGAAGGGTCTGCGATGCGCCGTGCGAGGAGGCGTGCAACCGGGGAGAACTGGATGATCCGTTAGCGATCCGGGAGCTGAAGCGGTTTGCAGCAGACCAGGTGGACCCGGCGACGCTGGAAGTACCCGATATCCAGCAGACCGGGAAGAAAGTGGCAGTGATCGGTGCAGGGCCTTCGGGGCTTACGGCTGCCTATGAGCTTGCGCTCAGAGGGCACGCGGTAACCGTTTTCGAGGCATTGCCCGAAGCGGGCGGAATGATGCGGTACGGCATTCCGGCATACCGTCTGCCCCGGGAGGCGATCAACAGGGATATAGCCTATATACAGAGGCATGGTGTGGAGATAAAAACAGGGGTAAGGGTAGGACAAGACATTACGCTCGCGGAGATAACGAAATCACACGACGCGACTTACATCGCCGTGGGTGCTCATAAGGGTCTCTCGCTCGGGATGGAAGGCGAAGATCTGCCGGGGGTTCACGACGGGATTACCTTCCTGAGGAAGGTGAATGCCGGTGAACCGGTGCAGATAGGCAAGAAGGTCGCCGTCATAGGAGGAGGCAATACGGCTGTGGACTGCGCGCAGGTCGCCAGGCGGCTTGGTGCGGAGACTGTGACCATCGTCTATCGCCGGACCCTCTCAGAGATGCCTGCAAGCCATGAAGAGGTTGAGACTGCGCTTAAAGAAGGAACAATGATTCAATTTCTGACGGCGCCGGTCAGGGTGACTGCAAAGAGCGATGGATCTCTGTCAATGGTCTGCCAGAAGATGGAGCTGGGTAAGCCGGATCTAAGCGGCCGGGCCCGACCTATCCCCATAAAGGGGTCCGAATTTACCATGGACGTCGATGCGGTGATCAGTGCAGTCGGACAAGCCCCTGACACCCGTTTTGTGAGCGAGCTGGGCGTTGAGATCCTGAAGACGGGTACGATCCAGGTGGACCCCGCTACTCTGGCCACGAACGTACAGGGTATTTTTGCCGGAGGCGATGTGGTCACCGAGCCGGCCTACGTCGTTGACGCAATCGCGGCAGGGAGAAGGGTCGCAGGCTCAATAGACCTTTTCCTGACAGGCAAGATAGTGGTATCCGAGAAGACCTGGCAGAAGGACCGGATGTTTTGGTCAAAAAAGGAAAGGGCGGGCGAGAAGCTTACCGACGATGAAGTGAAGGTCCTCAAGGAAAAGTATGGTGAGGAGCGGCGGCTTATGCCCCGGGAAGAGCCCCCGGAAGAGCGAACGAAGGATTTCCGCGAGGTGGTAACGGGTTATACTGAGAGCCAGGCGCGGTCCGAGGCTTCGAGGTGCCTCGCAGGGAAGATAGAAGGATGCATTCAGTGCGGAGAATGCGAGAGACGCTGCGATGTAAAGGCCGTGGATTACAACATGAAAGACGAGATTGTGGAAATGGAATTTGACAGCATCGTCCTGGCACCAGGATTTGACCTCTATGACCCTACCGAAAAAAGAGAATTCGGTTACGGCACACTGGACGGAGTGATAACAGGAATAGAATTTGAGAGGATTTGTTCGGTCACGGGACCGACAGGCGGTGATATTTTATTAAAGGGAAAAGTCCCGAAACGGTTCTATTTTATCCAGTGTGTCGGATCGAGAGACAGACAAAGTGGAGCACGGTTTTGTTCCAGGGTATGCTGCATGTACACGGCAAAACATGCCAGTATCGTGAAAGACCGGATCAAGGACGCCGAGATCTACGTGTCCTACATAGATGTAAGGGCATACGGCAAGGGTTATGAAGAATTCTACAAGAACACACAGGAAACCGGCACCTTTTATATAAGGGGAATTCCGGGCGAAGTAACGCAAGGCAAGAACGGTCTCCTGGTTAGGGTAGAAGATATGCTGAGCGGTGAAATGCGCGAGGTTGAAGTGGATGTTGTTGTCCTCGCAACAGGGGTAAGGCCTCGCAAAGGAATCGAGGAACTCTGCTGCATGATGTCGTTAGAGAGAGACGAATACGGCTTCATCAGAGCGGACTCAATAAGTCCCTCACGGACGAACGTAGACGGCATCTTTGTGTGCGGCATGGCCTCGGGACCGAAGGACATTCCCGATACCGTCGCCTCCGGAGGAGAAGCGGCGGCAAGATGTCTTGAATACATTGCCGATTGCCGATTGCCGATTGCCGATTCTGAAATTGCAAATTGCAAATTGGAAATTGGAAATCAAGAGGGCGATGCATGA
- a CDS encoding CoB--CoM heterodisulfide reductase iron-sulfur subunit A family protein, which produces MKTGIFICHCGHNIKHTVDVKKLSEYFKKYPNVTVSQDYVFVCSEPGQDMIRESIEKEGLDRVIIASCTPSLHGEMFKDVLKKSNLNPFLLRRVSIREHCSWVGDDVEKNTEKAKRLILAGLYSAAHYVPLEEKIVDVKKSALIVGGGVSGLSAAVFLSRMGMQVYLVEKEAEFGGHVRTLKNIWPSGRDGKDIIDEMVKELEGRKNVELFTSTTISNFEGFFGNYEVTLETPGGEKKLTAGGAIIAIGFSPFDPGIKPELNYGKDERIITTLDFEHNADTLRLPEKPRVAILHCVGSRDEQIGKPYCSRVCCVNALRVGDALKNKYRDSYVESFYMDVRAHPRGGEEYFEDTQEKGVLFTRANVAEIIPTPTGVMIRGEDTLFGEMFEREFDLVVLSIGMSPPEDSKLIASLFKVTLDKDKFFLEAHIKLRPFDTAVKGIFIAGSCSGPKDVEESINHGRASAVKLFGFLNLGYAYVDPFIAYVDPKRCSGCRMCEQACVAKAIKYDEAKRVVHVEEAACMGCGLCNATCPSSAIGLKGYIDRMIDDEISGFTEAI; this is translated from the coding sequence ATGAAGACAGGGATATTTATTTGCCACTGCGGTCACAATATCAAGCACACCGTTGATGTGAAGAAGTTGAGCGAATACTTCAAAAAATATCCCAATGTAACTGTTTCACAGGATTATGTCTTTGTATGTTCGGAGCCGGGCCAGGACATGATCAGGGAGAGCATTGAAAAAGAAGGACTTGACCGGGTGATCATCGCATCCTGCACGCCTTCGCTTCACGGAGAGATGTTCAAGGATGTTTTGAAAAAATCAAATCTTAACCCATTTCTCTTGAGAAGGGTAAGCATCAGGGAACACTGTTCCTGGGTCGGCGATGATGTTGAAAAGAACACAGAAAAGGCAAAGAGGCTGATACTTGCAGGACTCTATTCGGCAGCTCACTACGTTCCCCTTGAGGAGAAGATCGTAGATGTGAAGAAGTCTGCCCTCATTGTCGGTGGCGGTGTATCGGGCTTAAGCGCAGCTGTGTTCCTTTCAAGGATGGGCATGCAGGTCTACCTCGTAGAAAAGGAGGCTGAATTTGGCGGCCATGTGAGGACCCTCAAAAATATATGGCCCTCGGGAAGGGACGGCAAAGATATTATCGACGAAATGGTTAAAGAATTGGAAGGACGAAAAAACGTTGAGTTATTCACATCAACGACCATCAGTAACTTTGAGGGTTTTTTTGGTAACTATGAAGTGACGCTCGAAACCCCGGGAGGTGAGAAAAAACTTACTGCCGGAGGAGCGATTATAGCTATAGGATTTTCACCCTTTGATCCAGGCATAAAGCCGGAATTAAATTATGGGAAAGATGAAAGGATTATCACAACCCTTGACTTCGAGCACAACGCGGACACCTTACGGCTCCCTGAGAAGCCAAGGGTGGCCATACTCCATTGTGTCGGATCGCGCGATGAACAGATAGGAAAGCCTTATTGTTCAAGGGTATGTTGTGTCAATGCCTTGCGGGTAGGGGATGCACTTAAAAATAAGTACAGGGATTCTTATGTGGAGTCCTTTTACATGGACGTGAGAGCCCATCCACGTGGGGGAGAGGAGTATTTTGAGGACACGCAGGAAAAGGGCGTTCTCTTCACGAGGGCGAATGTAGCGGAAATAATTCCCACACCCACTGGCGTCATGATCCGCGGAGAGGATACGCTGTTTGGCGAGATGTTCGAGAGGGAGTTCGATCTTGTCGTACTCTCCATCGGTATGTCTCCTCCAGAGGACAGCAAGCTGATTGCGTCGCTTTTCAAGGTTACCCTTGATAAAGATAAATTCTTCCTGGAGGCCCATATCAAGCTCCGGCCTTTTGATACGGCAGTAAAGGGGATCTTCATCGCAGGGTCATGCTCGGGCCCCAAGGATGTTGAAGAATCGATCAACCACGGAAGGGCTTCGGCAGTGAAACTTTTTGGGTTCCTGAACCTCGGTTATGCCTACGTGGATCCCTTTATTGCATATGTTGATCCGAAGAGGTGCAGCGGCTGTCGCATGTGCGAACAGGCCTGTGTCGCAAAGGCTATCAAATATGATGAGGCAAAAAGGGTAGTCCACGTGGAGGAGGCGGCCTGTATGGGGTGTGGACTCTGCAACGCCACATGTCCGTCATCCGCAATCGGACTCAAGGGGTATATCGACCGCATGATCGATGATGAGATAAGCGGATTTACTGAGGCAATTTAA
- a CDS encoding hydrogenase iron-sulfur subunit — MAEETLQKNPEIVGFACSYCTFKASEMAGSLRMKYPEGVKLIQVPCSSRVDPAFVIKAIFEGADGVFVAGCHPGDCHFIKGNFYTRRKIAALKEMFDAFSMKDKLRLFWVSAAEARRFIEKVTTMYNDIKEKKNAG; from the coding sequence ATGGCTGAAGAAACATTGCAAAAGAATCCGGAGATAGTAGGTTTTGCCTGTTCCTACTGCACGTTCAAGGCATCCGAGATGGCGGGGAGCCTGAGGATGAAGTACCCGGAGGGGGTGAAGCTGATACAGGTCCCCTGTTCGAGCAGGGTCGACCCTGCCTTTGTTATCAAGGCGATCTTCGAAGGGGCCGACGGCGTCTTTGTTGCCGGCTGCCACCCAGGAGACTGCCACTTTATCAAGGGCAATTTCTATACCCGACGAAAGATAGCAGCCTTAAAAGAGATGTTTGATGCCTTTTCGATGAAAGATAAGCTCCGGCTCTTCTGGGTAAGCGCTGCCGAGGCACGGCGCTTTATAGAAAAGGTGACGACTATGTACAACGATATAAAGGAAAAG